Proteins encoded by one window of Dermochelys coriacea isolate rDerCor1 chromosome 13, rDerCor1.pri.v4, whole genome shotgun sequence:
- the EIF6 gene encoding eukaryotic translation initiation factor 6: MAVRASFEKNHEIGCFAKLTNCYCLVAVGGSENFYSIFEGELSETIPVVHASIAGCRIIGRMCVGNRHGLLVPSSTTDQELQHIRNSLPDSVRIQRVEERLSALGNVTTCNDYVALVHPDLDRETEEILADVLKVEVFRQTVAGQVLVGSYCAFSNQGGLVHPKTSTEDQDELSSLLQVPLVAGTVNRGSEVIAAGMVVNDWCAFCGLDTTSTELSVIESIFKLNEAQPSTLATSMRDSLIDSLT, from the exons ATGGCGGTCCGCGCCAGCTTCGAGAAGAATCACGAGATCGGCTGCTTCGCCAAGCTCACCAACTGCTACTGCCTGGTGGCCGTCGGCGGCTCGGAGAACTTCTACAG TATCTTTGAGGGGGAGCTTTCTGAGACCATCCCTGTTGTTCACGCTTCCATAGCTGGATGCCGGATCATTGGGAGAATGTGTGTTG ggaaCCGGCATGGTCTGTTGGTCCCAAGCAGTACAACAGACCAGGAGCTTCAGCACATCCGCAACAGCCTGCCAGACTCGGTCCGAATCCAAAGGGTGGAGGAGCGGCTCTCAGCTTTGGGCAATGTCACCACATGCAATGATTACGTAGCACTTGTCCATCCAGACCTTGACAGG GAGACTGAAGAGATTTTGGCAGATGTGCTCAAAGTAGAAGTTTTCAGACAGACGGTTGCAGGCCAGGTTCTGGTAGGAAGTTACTGTGCTTTTAGTAACCAGGGAGGACTTGTGCACCCAAAGACTTCAACTGAAGACCAGGATGAGCTCTCCTCACTGCTGCAAGTCCCACTTGTG GCTGGAACAGTAAATCGTGGCAGTGAGGTTATTGCTGCAGGGATGGTTGTGAACGATTGGTGTGCCTTCTGTGGGTTGGACACAACCAGCACAGAGCTATCGGTTATCGAGAGCATCTTCAAACTGAATGAAGCTCAGCCAAGTACGCTTGCTACCAGCATGAGAGATTCCTTGATTGACAG tTTGACATGA